A part of Methanomassiliicoccales archaeon genomic DNA contains:
- a CDS encoding prenyltransferase, with translation MKRSWSRLLRPSYVRYVAFNLISLMRPQFMLASLLLFGIGAFSVTDLNEVMERGSIAMLAAIAMVQLSAGLINEYTDWSGDRYARTTFFSGGSGVVATGQIGASTALSLAVATLAIAVSLVIYAEKETDGRELLLPLFISTALLAWGYSVRPFRFMERGFGEVLVAVLLAFGVPFISAYYISGSFPSVLLPYSILLFLFGLAAIIGVEFPDKQADIRSRKRNMTYRFGVNMMARVQAILIFSGYGATVVLALTGHIGLVNLLLLLTALFGWAAVTMMALFKYYSYEWARATTTVVMSIFVISMVLMVVDLAVF, from the coding sequence ATGAAAAGGTCTTGGTCAAGATTGTTGAGGCCATCTTATGTTAGGTATGTGGCATTCAACCTTATCTCACTGATGCGTCCTCAGTTCATGTTGGCCTCCTTGTTGTTATTTGGCATAGGGGCGTTCTCAGTTACGGACCTGAACGAGGTGATGGAACGAGGGAGCATCGCGATGCTTGCAGCGATCGCCATGGTGCAGCTCTCGGCCGGTCTTATCAACGAATACACGGATTGGTCAGGCGACAGGTATGCCCGGACGACCTTCTTTTCTGGGGGCAGCGGCGTCGTTGCGACCGGCCAAATAGGTGCATCGACCGCCCTATCATTGGCCGTGGCCACCTTGGCCATCGCCGTATCCTTGGTGATATATGCCGAAAAAGAGACCGATGGCCGCGAGCTTTTATTACCCTTGTTCATATCGACCGCATTATTGGCATGGGGGTACTCTGTACGACCATTTAGGTTCATGGAGCGTGGCTTCGGAGAGGTCCTGGTTGCAGTTCTGCTTGCTTTCGGTGTACCTTTCATAAGCGCATATTATATCTCGGGCTCGTTCCCTTCTGTCCTCTTACCATACTCGATCCTCCTGTTCCTGTTCGGCCTTGCGGCGATCATAGGGGTGGAATTCCCGGACAAACAGGCGGACATCCGTTCAAGAAAAAGGAATATGACTTATAGGTTCGGCGTTAACATGATGGCCCGTGTGCAGGCCATCCTCATTTTTTCGGGTTATGGTGCAACAGTGGTATTGGCATTGACAGGGCATATAGGCCTGGTGAACCTGCTGCTCCTTTTGACCGCCCTTTTCGGATGGGCCGCGGTCACGATGATGGCCCTTTTCAAATATTATAGCTATGAATGGGCAAGGGCGACCACGACGGTGGTCATGTCAATATTCGTGATATCCATGGTACTTATGGTGGTCGACCTGGCAGTGTTTTAG
- a CDS encoding MarC family protein: MFEGLLISATLLFFIFDPFASLPIFISLTHDQKEDQMTMSANRAILVAGMLFVIFAFVGQQILDIFSISTDGFRIAGGIVLLMMAVEVVFGLELTKQKKGDVAWVIIATPVLTGPGVISTAILLVNIYDLPTVLLAGAFALVLTWILLRNAVFIVKMIGQTAIDVLSRIIGMIIAALAVEYIMSGAIDYIANYAPSVIWFLSV, from the coding sequence ATGTTCGAAGGGCTGTTGATCTCGGCGACACTGCTGTTCTTCATATTCGACCCGTTCGCTAGCCTGCCGATATTCATCAGTCTCACCCATGACCAAAAAGAGGACCAGATGACAATGAGCGCGAACCGTGCCATATTGGTCGCTGGTATGTTGTTCGTGATATTCGCGTTCGTGGGACAGCAGATTCTGGACATCTTCAGCATATCGACCGATGGTTTCCGGATCGCAGGCGGCATCGTCCTGTTGATGATGGCCGTCGAGGTGGTTTTTGGCCTGGAACTGACCAAACAAAAGAAAGGGGACGTGGCATGGGTCATAATCGCGACCCCGGTGCTTACCGGTCCGGGTGTGATATCGACGGCGATCCTTCTCGTGAACATCTATGACCTGCCGACAGTACTTTTGGCCGGAGCCTTTGCCCTGGTCCTCACCTGGATATTGCTCAGGAACGCCGTCTTTATAGTGAAGATGATAGGTCAGACAGCCATTGACGTTCTGTCCAGGATCATCGGCATGATAATCGCTGCATTGGCGGTGGAATATATAATGTCCGGTGCCATCGATTATATTGCCAACTATGCCCCTTCGGTCATTTGGTTCCTATCGGTCTGA